A genomic stretch from Fodinibius salinus includes:
- the dnaX gene encoding DNA polymerase III subunit gamma/tau — protein sequence MSENYRSLTRTYRPRTFDDIVSQQHVSSTLKNAIQKNRLAHAYMFCGPRGVGKTTMARVLARTVNSIDKEVDGESLNQTLNVIEIDAASNNKVDDIRDLREKVRVPPQNGRYKIYIIDEVHMLSKSAFNALLKTLEEPPDHVIFIFATTEPHKVLPTILSRVQRFDFKRISIDEIVDRLNNVAEDQGIRIDEESLHVIAKKADGALRDALGLMDQAIAFCGSDIQHEELLRALNVVSTERMFDFMEAVKTKNAEKGLNLINELLQEGYDIQEYLVGLTEHLRNLYVAASSAKMHLVEASPDNKKRYKKSAEDFSEDDLMRMLHIVSEAQYKLKEAQQPKIQFEITLLKLIHMERTENLNKLLKQLEDLKKKSGKRQKLTSSSEENTESNFKTKSTNGRQSEEDIQQKSRESIKQQADTQKDEPAKTENTGKKQVSAESDDKTYDSSSTNGKDNVTDHEETEAGKENEDFTNLFGKSSLGKSPSSSPKATTQTKSKKPQTKTKSPSKAPKDISLEEINSQWEDYLEELRHHVPQMLYFQMQRVDPVELKNGELMLRCNDDFAKKIVAENDRRLSKLLEDEIGAFLSFNCTVRQKDNDTEKSMSPYERFKNLQKRDPKIKKLVELFGAELDYNLNQ from the coding sequence ATGTCTGAAAATTACCGATCTTTAACACGCACATACCGGCCGCGAACGTTCGATGATATTGTTTCGCAGCAACACGTCAGCAGTACATTAAAAAATGCTATCCAAAAAAATCGGCTGGCACATGCGTATATGTTTTGTGGTCCGCGGGGTGTGGGCAAAACCACTATGGCCCGCGTGTTGGCCCGTACGGTAAACAGTATTGACAAAGAAGTAGATGGGGAATCGCTCAACCAAACGCTGAATGTAATTGAGATTGATGCTGCCTCAAATAACAAGGTGGATGACATCCGCGACCTGCGTGAAAAGGTACGGGTACCACCACAGAACGGTCGGTATAAGATTTATATCATCGATGAGGTACACATGCTCAGCAAGTCGGCCTTTAACGCTCTGCTGAAAACACTGGAAGAACCCCCCGATCACGTTATCTTCATTTTTGCTACCACCGAACCGCACAAGGTACTGCCTACTATCTTGTCACGTGTTCAGCGGTTTGATTTTAAGCGCATCAGTATTGACGAGATTGTAGATCGGCTCAACAATGTAGCCGAAGATCAGGGAATCCGTATTGATGAAGAATCACTGCATGTTATTGCTAAAAAAGCCGATGGCGCCCTGCGCGATGCGCTCGGACTGATGGACCAGGCTATTGCTTTTTGCGGTAGCGATATTCAGCACGAAGAACTGCTGCGCGCTTTGAACGTGGTTAGTACCGAACGGATGTTTGATTTTATGGAAGCCGTCAAAACAAAAAACGCCGAAAAGGGACTTAACCTAATCAATGAGCTGTTGCAAGAAGGCTATGACATCCAGGAATATTTAGTGGGATTAACTGAACACCTGCGCAATCTATATGTTGCCGCCAGCTCAGCCAAGATGCATTTGGTAGAAGCGTCCCCGGATAACAAAAAACGCTATAAAAAATCGGCCGAGGACTTTTCGGAAGATGACCTTATGCGAATGCTGCATATTGTAAGTGAGGCCCAATATAAGCTTAAAGAAGCACAGCAGCCTAAAATTCAGTTTGAGATTACGCTCTTGAAACTCATCCACATGGAGCGAACGGAAAATCTTAACAAACTACTGAAGCAACTTGAAGACTTAAAAAAAAAGAGCGGCAAACGGCAAAAGCTGACTAGTAGTTCAGAAGAAAACACAGAATCTAATTTCAAGACAAAATCTACAAACGGGCGACAGAGCGAAGAGGACATACAGCAAAAAAGCAGGGAATCCATCAAACAACAGGCCGATACCCAAAAGGACGAACCTGCCAAAACAGAAAACACTGGTAAGAAACAAGTATCTGCAGAATCTGACGATAAAACTTACGATTCCTCTTCAACCAATGGGAAGGACAATGTAACAGATCACGAAGAAACCGAAGCGGGAAAAGAGAACGAAGACTTCACCAATTTATTTGGCAAATCGTCTCTTGGCAAATCCCCCTCTTCATCACCAAAAGCAACTACGCAGACAAAGTCCAAGAAGCCACAAACAAAAACAAAGTCACCCAGCAAAGCACCCAAGGATATTTCGCTGGAAGAAATCAACAGTCAGTGGGAAGATTATCTCGAAGAATTACGTCACCATGTGCCGCAGATGTTGTATTTTCAGATGCAGCGTGTTGACCCGGTTGAGCTAAAAAACGGAGAGCTTATGCTGCGCTGTAATGATGATTTTGCAAAGAAAATTGTAGCTGAGAATGATCGACGGCTCAGCAAACTGCTGGAGGATGAAATTGGGGCTTTTCTAAGCTTTAATTGTACTGTGCGCCAAAAAGATAACGATACGGAAAAGTCGATGAGTCCCTATGAACGGTTTAAGAATTTACAGAAACGCGACCCGAAAATTAAAAAGCTCGTTGAACTTTTTGGAGCTGAACTTGATTATAATTTGAATCAGTAA
- the recR gene encoding recombination mediator RecR: protein MEGTSEILEQAIEQLAKLPGTGRKSARRIALYLLKQDESSVMELGEALVNLKKEITRCTNCGVISDGDPCSICSSVKHQTGKVCVVEESQDVFLIEKTNEFHGRYHVLGGVISPLDNIGPDDVRIKQLMERINDEEENIEEVILALNPDSEGEATAYYINKLLKPFDDIKVTRIAYGIPMGTELEFIDEATLGRAFASRNTF, encoded by the coding sequence ATGGAAGGAACCTCTGAAATACTTGAGCAGGCCATTGAACAGCTGGCTAAGCTGCCGGGCACGGGACGAAAATCGGCGCGGCGTATCGCCCTATATTTACTTAAACAGGATGAATCTTCTGTTATGGAGCTCGGTGAGGCGTTGGTAAACCTTAAAAAGGAAATCACCCGCTGCACAAACTGCGGCGTCATTAGCGACGGTGATCCGTGCTCAATATGCAGTAGCGTAAAACACCAGACCGGCAAAGTTTGCGTGGTTGAAGAGTCCCAGGATGTTTTTTTGATTGAAAAGACCAATGAGTTTCACGGGCGTTACCACGTGCTGGGCGGAGTCATCTCTCCCCTCGACAATATCGGTCCCGACGATGTGCGCATTAAACAGCTGATGGAACGCATCAATGATGAGGAAGAAAATATTGAAGAGGTTATCCTGGCACTGAATCCCGACTCCGAAGGTGAAGCAACTGCTTATTATATCAACAAACTGTTAAAACCATTTGACGATATAAAGGTCACGCGTATTGCTTATGGCATACCCATGGGAACGGAACTCGAATTTATTGACGAAGCCACCCTCGGAAGAGCTTTTGCCAGCAGAAATACTTTTTAG
- a CDS encoding MBL fold metallo-hydrolase, whose protein sequence is MPALLTYFIGFAVAISVMMVATKVVDIIIKAPGYQGEPTEHFDGKQFHNISKTKARSLLDVFKWALTENPEEWQELSRDDVTIGKAPNPSTNDGEINITFVNHATFLIQVGECNILIDPVWSKRASPFQWIGPKRMRPPGIDFEDLPDIDLVLISHNHYDHLDIHTVKQLSSTHDPLFVVPLGVSRYLESHGVHRTAELGWWKDKQIAANLQVTSVPAQHFSGRGLSDRDETLWCGYVLETTAGTLYFAGDTGYDGIFTKIGRRFDIDLSFIPIGAYKPRWFMNPIHVDPEQAVQIHKDVNSSQSIGMHFGTFPLGDEGMHDPPADLKKAREKHIIPESEFYTLEEGETKTLLSSTVMQA, encoded by the coding sequence ATGCCTGCTCTATTAACGTACTTTATAGGATTTGCTGTTGCCATCTCAGTAATGATGGTGGCTACAAAAGTTGTTGATATCATTATTAAAGCTCCGGGGTACCAAGGAGAACCTACGGAACATTTTGACGGTAAACAGTTTCACAACATCAGCAAAACAAAAGCACGAAGTCTGCTTGACGTTTTTAAGTGGGCTTTAACGGAAAACCCGGAGGAATGGCAGGAGCTCAGCCGTGATGATGTAACCATCGGCAAAGCGCCCAACCCCTCAACCAACGATGGGGAAATCAACATTACCTTCGTCAACCACGCTACCTTTTTGATACAAGTTGGGGAATGTAATATTCTTATTGATCCCGTTTGGAGCAAACGTGCCAGCCCTTTTCAATGGATTGGTCCCAAACGTATGCGTCCGCCGGGCATCGATTTCGAAGATCTGCCTGATATTGATTTGGTGCTCATCAGCCATAACCACTACGACCATCTCGACATTCACACTGTTAAGCAACTAAGCAGTACTCATGATCCCTTATTTGTAGTGCCATTAGGTGTATCGCGCTACCTCGAAAGTCATGGAGTACACCGGACGGCTGAACTTGGCTGGTGGAAAGACAAACAGATTGCAGCCAACCTGCAGGTAACATCCGTACCCGCTCAGCACTTTTCGGGACGTGGCCTCTCCGACCGAGACGAAACACTCTGGTGTGGATACGTACTCGAAACCACTGCCGGTACGCTCTACTTTGCCGGGGACACAGGCTACGACGGCATCTTTACCAAAATTGGCCGCCGGTTTGACATTGACCTCTCATTTATTCCCATCGGCGCCTACAAACCGCGCTGGTTCATGAACCCCATCCATGTTGATCCCGAGCAAGCAGTCCAAATCCACAAAGATGTAAATAGCAGCCAAAGTATTGGCATGCACTTTGGGACTTTTCCATTGGGCGATGAAGGAATGCACGACCCACCGGCTGATCTAAAAAAAGCTCGTGAAAAGCATATCATCCCAGAATCAGAATTTTACACGCTTGAAGAAGGGGAAACTAAGACATTGCTTTCTTCAACAGTCATGCAAGCTTGA
- a CDS encoding NAD(P)-dependent malic enzyme, whose amino-acid sequence MSSDENNYDQRSIDAHKKHGGKIRIESKMPLDTREDLSVAYTPGVAEPCRQINNDNSKAYDYTWKKNTVAVVSDGSAVLGLGNIGPEASLPVMEGKCVLFKKFAGVDAVPVVLDTQDIDEMVTTIKHIARTYGGINLEDIGSPRCFEIERRLKDELSIPVMHDDQHGTAIVTLAGMINAMRVTGRNLNDLKVVINGSGAAGVAIVKLLQHVGVRETIMCDSRGTLYKGRGEMNSVKKEMAKITNRTRVKGSLGDALEDADVFIGVSVPDVLKKKMIKRMRKNPIIFAMANPIPEIMPAEAHEAKAGIVATGRSDFPNQINNVLAFPGLFRGALNARTSNFSYQMYVAAAYGIANCVEDPTPEEIIPSAFDKRVAKQVADIVEDVCEQNNSMTF is encoded by the coding sequence ATGTCCTCAGACGAAAATAATTACGATCAACGATCAATCGATGCCCACAAAAAGCACGGCGGCAAGATTCGTATTGAATCCAAAATGCCGCTTGATACTCGTGAGGATCTGAGCGTTGCTTATACCCCGGGCGTGGCTGAACCCTGCCGTCAAATTAACAACGATAACAGCAAAGCCTACGACTATACCTGGAAGAAAAATACAGTGGCTGTTGTTTCAGACGGATCTGCGGTACTGGGACTCGGTAATATTGGTCCCGAAGCTTCACTGCCAGTGATGGAAGGTAAGTGCGTACTGTTCAAAAAATTTGCCGGCGTTGATGCCGTTCCCGTAGTGCTGGACACGCAGGATATTGATGAGATGGTAACTACCATTAAGCATATAGCACGTACCTATGGCGGAATAAACTTGGAGGATATCGGTTCCCCCCGCTGTTTTGAAATCGAAAGACGACTAAAAGATGAACTTTCTATTCCCGTAATGCACGACGACCAGCATGGTACTGCCATTGTTACACTGGCCGGCATGATTAACGCTATGCGCGTAACGGGACGTAACCTTAACGACCTGAAAGTCGTTATTAACGGATCGGGTGCAGCCGGAGTAGCAATTGTAAAACTGCTGCAACACGTGGGCGTTCGTGAAACTATTATGTGCGACAGTCGGGGTACTCTCTATAAAGGCCGAGGAGAAATGAACAGTGTTAAAAAGGAAATGGCTAAAATCACCAATCGAACAAGGGTTAAAGGATCACTCGGTGATGCTCTTGAAGATGCAGATGTTTTTATAGGTGTATCCGTGCCAGACGTACTCAAGAAAAAGATGATTAAACGGATGCGAAAAAATCCCATCATCTTTGCCATGGCCAACCCCATTCCCGAAATAATGCCCGCCGAAGCCCACGAAGCAAAAGCCGGTATTGTAGCAACCGGCCGGTCTGACTTTCCCAACCAAATTAATAACGTTCTGGCCTTTCCGGGGCTGTTCCGCGGAGCACTTAATGCCCGTACATCCAACTTTAGCTACCAGATGTACGTAGCCGCCGCCTACGGTATTGCAAATTGTGTTGAAGACCCCACACCCGAAGAAATCATTCCCAGTGCTTTTGATAAGCGCGTAGCAAAGCAAGTAGCCGATATTGTAGAGGATGTCTGCGAACAAAATAACTCCATGACGTTCTAG
- a CDS encoding YbaB/EbfC family nucleoid-associated protein, with amino-acid sequence MADMFGKFSELQEKMKEAKSELSKLEVEAEAGGGMVKVKANGQRKVLSITLDEDVIDPDDAEMMEDLVVAGVNKALDKAEEAAQERMQETYKDMMPGGGIPGMDMSKLGL; translated from the coding sequence ATGGCAGATATGTTCGGTAAATTTTCCGAACTGCAAGAAAAAATGAAGGAAGCAAAAAGCGAACTCTCTAAGCTTGAAGTTGAAGCTGAAGCCGGCGGCGGAATGGTTAAAGTAAAAGCCAACGGACAGCGTAAAGTTTTGAGTATTACACTCGATGAAGATGTCATCGATCCAGATGATGCAGAGATGATGGAAGACCTGGTCGTAGCCGGCGTTAATAAAGCGCTCGACAAAGCTGAAGAAGCCGCCCAAGAACGCATGCAAGAAACCTATAAGGATATGATGCCCGGCGGCGGTATTCCCGGCATGGACATGAGTAAGCTGGGACTTTAA
- a CDS encoding M1 family metallopeptidase, translated as MKSTKLFLTIFLSLFTLTAFGQGTSYWQQEVEYEMDINVDAENHQFTGTQKLTYTNNSPDTLRQVYYHLYFNAFQPNSMMDVRSRTIEDPDSRVRDRIQKLPKDEIGYHHINNLTQDGDDVSYSVDGTVMKVTLNEPILPGESTVFNMEFESQVPRQIRRSGWMNKEGVEFSMSQWYPKLSEYDEDGWHPNPYIGREFHGVWGSFDVEITIDRSYVMGATGHLQNADEIGYGYAEEYDRPESQKITWHWKAENVHDFMWGADPDFTHTTAQVPDGPTLHFLYQQDTVAVNADKRSQKKLTKNWERLPEYTVRAFQFMSKNFGKYPYDKFTVIQGGDGGMEYPMGTLITGNRSFGSLVGVTVHEFIHMWYYGVLATNESRYPWMDEGFTTYTSTLTMNHLFNNESTERPHKRSYQSYFNIIEDGKQEALDTHADHFHTNRGYGTASYSTGAVFLNQLRYIIGAETFDQGMKAYFNKWEFKHPDGRDFLRVMEEESNMVLDWYYQYFIESTKHIDYGISSVVGNDQSTHITLERHALMPMPIDLMVTYQDGSKELFYMPLRIMRNAKNHEMSDVQRTIKPDWPWVNPTYTLEVDAPTSKIKKVEIDPSQRMADIDRSNNVIRMKDYIKQYKNN; from the coding sequence ATGAAATCAACAAAACTATTTCTTACGATTTTTCTATCCCTATTCACCCTTACTGCCTTTGGGCAAGGAACGAGCTACTGGCAGCAAGAGGTAGAATACGAAATGGACATTAATGTTGATGCCGAAAACCACCAGTTCACCGGTACGCAAAAATTGACTTATACTAATAACTCTCCGGATACACTTCGGCAGGTTTATTACCATCTATATTTTAATGCCTTTCAGCCGAACAGCATGATGGACGTACGCTCGCGAACCATCGAAGATCCCGACAGCCGAGTGCGCGACAGAATCCAAAAGCTACCAAAAGACGAAATAGGCTATCATCACATCAATAACCTTACACAAGATGGTGATGATGTCAGCTATTCAGTGGATGGTACGGTAATGAAAGTCACTCTGAATGAGCCCATTTTACCTGGGGAGTCCACAGTATTTAATATGGAGTTTGAAAGCCAGGTACCCCGGCAAATTCGTCGCTCAGGCTGGATGAATAAAGAAGGTGTTGAGTTTTCAATGAGCCAGTGGTATCCGAAACTTTCAGAATATGATGAAGACGGCTGGCATCCAAACCCATACATCGGACGTGAATTTCACGGTGTTTGGGGTAGTTTCGATGTAGAAATTACCATTGACCGCTCGTACGTAATGGGCGCAACCGGCCACCTGCAAAATGCAGATGAAATTGGTTACGGCTATGCCGAGGAATACGATCGCCCCGAATCACAAAAAATAACCTGGCACTGGAAGGCCGAAAACGTACACGACTTTATGTGGGGCGCCGATCCGGATTTTACCCATACCACGGCACAAGTTCCCGACGGACCTACATTACACTTTCTGTATCAGCAAGATACGGTAGCCGTCAATGCCGATAAGCGTTCACAGAAAAAGCTCACCAAAAACTGGGAGCGGTTGCCTGAATACACGGTGCGTGCTTTTCAGTTTATGAGCAAGAATTTCGGTAAATATCCCTATGATAAATTTACAGTTATCCAGGGTGGCGACGGCGGCATGGAATACCCTATGGGTACGCTTATTACGGGGAACCGATCATTTGGTAGCCTCGTAGGCGTTACGGTACACGAATTTATCCACATGTGGTACTACGGCGTACTTGCTACCAATGAAAGCCGATACCCTTGGATGGACGAAGGATTTACAACCTACACTTCGACCCTGACGATGAATCATCTGTTCAATAACGAAAGTACCGAACGTCCGCATAAACGGTCATACCAATCATATTTCAATATCATTGAAGATGGCAAACAAGAGGCCTTGGACACTCATGCTGATCACTTTCATACCAACCGCGGATACGGAACAGCATCGTATTCAACGGGGGCAGTCTTTTTGAATCAACTGCGTTATATCATCGGCGCTGAAACATTTGATCAGGGGATGAAAGCTTACTTTAACAAATGGGAGTTTAAGCATCCTGATGGCCGTGATTTTCTGCGCGTGATGGAAGAAGAATCAAACATGGTGCTCGACTGGTATTACCAGTATTTCATTGAGTCCACCAAACATATTGATTACGGTATCAGCTCAGTTGTAGGGAATGATCAATCTACCCATATAACTCTTGAGCGCCATGCGCTTATGCCTATGCCTATTGACCTGATGGTTACCTATCAAGATGGCAGTAAGGAGTTGTTTTATATGCCACTACGCATTATGCGGAATGCTAAAAATCATGAAATGTCGGATGTGCAGCGAACTATTAAACCCGATTGGCCGTGGGTCAATCCTACCTATACACTTGAGGTTGACGCACCTACTTCAAAGATCAAAAAAGTCGAAATAGATCCCTCACAACGCATGGCGGATATTGATCGCAGTAATAATGTTATCCGGATGAAGGATTATATAAAACAATACAAGAACAACTAA